Proteins from one Procambarus clarkii isolate CNS0578487 chromosome 72, FALCON_Pclarkii_2.0, whole genome shotgun sequence genomic window:
- the LOC123773643 gene encoding sodium/potassium/calcium exchanger 1 encodes MRIAVLVLAMMVGFQAAAAATVEDAKVEKVEKVENVEKSAGEGQEEEIGEEGLEFSPDLEEEEEEDEEEEVEDEEPHSVWKRQADEEEDEDEDEEEEEEEEEGAVEEVAKNVETTA; translated from the exons ATGAG GATCGCTGTTTTGGTGTTGGCTATGATGGTTGGCTTCCAggctgccgccgccgccactgttgaaGATGCAAAGGTGGAGAAGGTGGAAAAGGTGGAGAATGTGGAAAAAAG TGCTGGCGAAGGGCAGGAAGAAGAGATAGGCGAGGAAGGGTTGGAATTTTCACCAgatttggaggaggaagaggaggaggacgaggaggaggaggtggaggacgaGGAGCCCCACAGTGTATGGAAGAG ACAAGCAGacgaggaggaagacgaggacgaagatgaagaggaagaagaagaagaggaagagggaGCAGTGGAGGAGGTAGCAAAGAATGTGGAGACAACAGCATAA
- the LOC123773644 gene encoding coiled-coil domain-containing protein 1 isoform X1, whose product MMFTLRLSLAIVITCVCWDIATTNLKNSNVVEDVDYMDDLREYSAHHADDASAKYTARLNKIDMIDDYPHDDEYHDDRYDDGDDADEDDDDYDEYDDDDDEDDDDEDEEGGGCGGGDDADEEETTMNPVQEVIEEFFTR is encoded by the exons ATGATGTTTACGCTACG GTTATCATTGGCTATAGTGATCACGTGCGTCTGCTGGGACATCGCGACTACAAATCTTAAGAATTCAAATGTTGTCGAAGATGTTGACTACATGGATGACCTTAGA GAATACTCAGCCcatcatgcagacgacgccagCGCCAAGTACACAGCTCGACTCAACAAGATCGACATGATTGACGACTACCCCCACGACGATGAGTACCACGATGACCGCTACGATGACGGCGATGATGCTGACGAAGATGATGATGATTACGACGAATacgatgatgacgatgatgaagATGACGATGATGAGGACGAGGAAGGGGGTGGATGTGGAGGGGGTGATGATGCTGATGAGGAAGAGACAACTATGAACCCGGTACAGGAGGTTATAGAGGAGTTCTTCACCAGATGA
- the LOC123773644 gene encoding coiled-coil domain-containing protein 1 isoform X2 gives MDDLREYSAHHADDASAKYTARLNKIDMIDDYPHDDEYHDDRYDDGDDADEDDDDYDEYDDDDDEDDDDEDEEGGGCGGGDDADEEETTMNPVQEVIEEFFTR, from the exons ATGGATGACCTTAGA GAATACTCAGCCcatcatgcagacgacgccagCGCCAAGTACACAGCTCGACTCAACAAGATCGACATGATTGACGACTACCCCCACGACGATGAGTACCACGATGACCGCTACGATGACGGCGATGATGCTGACGAAGATGATGATGATTACGACGAATacgatgatgacgatgatgaagATGACGATGATGAGGACGAGGAAGGGGGTGGATGTGGAGGGGGTGATGATGCTGATGAGGAAGAGACAACTATGAACCCGGTACAGGAGGTTATAGAGGAGTTCTTCACCAGATGA
- the LOC123773602 gene encoding uncharacterized protein isoform X1: MKLAWMMLALAACASVVYSDPLSTGTLLAPGDPQDDDSTQKVAPGRVKRDDNDDDKNDDDEEDDDDDDDDDDDKDDDKDDKKKEKKEDKKEEKTEEKKEKKKDDD, from the exons ATGAA ATTGGCGTGGATGATGCTGGCCCTGGCTGCCTGTGCCAGTGTAGTCTATAGCGACCCTCTCTCTACTGGCACTCTCCTGGCACCAGGAGACCCACAAGATGATGACAGCACCCAGAAAGTAGCACCCGGAAGGGTCAAAAG AGACGATAATGACGACGACAAGAATGATGATGACGAAGAGGATGATGacgacgatgatgatgatgacgatgataaaGACGACGATAAAGACGATAAGAAGAAGGAGAAGAAAGAAGATAAAAAAGAAGAGAAAAcagaagagaagaaagaaaagaaaaaggatGATGATTAG
- the LOC123773602 gene encoding uncharacterized protein isoform X2 — translation MMLALAACASVVYSDPLSTGTLLAPGDPQDDDSTQKVAPGRVKRDDNDDDKNDDDEEDDDDDDDDDDDKDDDKDDKKKEKKEDKKEEKTEEKKEKKKDDD, via the exons ATGATGCTGGCCCTGGCTGCCTGTGCCAGTGTAGTCTATAGCGACCCTCTCTCTACTGGCACTCTCCTGGCACCAGGAGACCCACAAGATGATGACAGCACCCAGAAAGTAGCACCCGGAAGGGTCAAAAG AGACGATAATGACGACGACAAGAATGATGATGACGAAGAGGATGATGacgacgatgatgatgatgacgatgataaaGACGACGATAAAGACGATAAGAAGAAGGAGAAGAAAGAAGATAAAAAAGAAGAGAAAAcagaagagaagaaagaaaagaaaaaggatGATGATTAG
- the LOC123773577 gene encoding fap1 adhesin-like: MRYNFALLGLLAFVCATSGFVLKKQNDALSDKDDLTEGDIHEVIPVFGMRVDDNTTEPTTEASTEASTEAFTEATTEATTEATTEATTEASTEAPTEATTEVTTEAPTEAPIEVTTEAPTEATTEATTEATTEVTTEASKEATTEATTEATIEATTEAPIEATNEATTETITGVITEAPIEAPTETTPETTTEATTEATAEATTGANTEAITEATEATTEATTGANTEAITEATTEANTEAATEATTEPTSEATTELTTEATTEATTEATTEATTEAATEATTEPTIEATTEATNEATAEATTEATTEATTEATTEATTEATTEATTEVTTEAITEATTEATTEAATEATTEAPTEATTEATNEATTEATTEATTEATTEATTEATTEATTEATSEATTEATTEATTEATTEATTEATTEATTVATTEATTEATTEATTKATTEATTEATSEATTEATSEATTEATTEATTEATTEATTEATTEATTEATTEATTEATTEATTEATTEATTEATTEATTEATTEATTEATTEATTEATTEATTKATTEATTEATSEATTEATSEATTEATTEATTEATTEATTEATTEATEATTEATTEATTEATTEATTEATTEATTEATTEATTEANTEATIEAATEATTEATTEATTEATNEATTEATTEATTEATNEATTEATTEATTEATTEATTEATTEATTEATTEATTEATTEATTEAATETTTEPTTETTNEATTEATTEATTEATTEAATEATTEPTTEATTEATTEVTTEATTEATTEATTEATTEATTEATTEATSEATTEATTEATTEATTEATTEATTEATTVATTEATTEATTEATTKATTEATTEATSEATTEATSEATTEATTEATTEATTEATTEATTEATTEATTEATTEATTEATTEATTEATTEATTEATTEATTEATTEATTEATTEATTEATTEATTEATTEATTEATTKATTEATTEATSEATTEATSEATTEATSEATTEATTEATTEATTEATTEATTEATTEATEATTEATTEATTEATTEATTEATTEATTEANTEATIEAATEATTEATTEATTEATNEATTEATTEATTEATTEATTEATTEATTEATTEATTEATTEATTEATTEATTEATTEATTEATTEAATETTTEPTTEATNEATTEATTEATTEATTEAATEATTEPTTEATTEATTEVTTEATTEATTEATTEATTAAATKATTEPTTEATTEATTEATTEATTEATTEATTEATSEATTEATTEATTEATTEAATETTTEPTTEATTEATTEATTEPTTEATTEATNEATTEATTEATTEATTEATTEATTEATTEAPTEATTEATTEATTEATTKATTEATTEAATETTTEPTTEATTEATTEATTEATTEATTEATTEATTEATTEATTEAATETTTEPTTEATTEATTEATTEATTEATTEATTEVTTEATTEATTEATTEATTEATTEAATEATTEPTTEATTEATTEATTEATTEATTEATTEATTEATTEATTEATTEATTETTTEPTTEATTEHTTEATTEAATEATTEPTTEATTEATTEVTTEATPEATTEATTEATTEATTEATIEAATEATTEPTTEAATEATTEATSEATTDATTEATTEATTEATTEATTEAAPEVTTEATTEATTEATTEATTEATTEASTEVTTETTTEATTEATTEATTEDTNEATTEATTEASTEATTETTTEATTEPTTKSITEATTEATTEAITEATTEATTEATNEATTEATTEAITEATTEATTEAPTEATTENTTEATTEAPTEATTEASTEATTEATTEATTEATTEATTEATTEATTEATTEATTEATTEAKTEATTEATNKVTTDAINEATTEAINEASTEATTEATNEATTEATTEATTEATNEASTEATTEATTEATSEATTEATNEASTEATTEATTEATTEATTEASTEAKTEATTEAITEATTEASTEAITEAPVEATTEVTTEAPTEALTEATTETTTEAPTEATTKATTNWIQGRLSLIRDPRAPNFLFQRLN, encoded by the exons GTACAACTTCGCGCTGCTGGGTCTCCTGGCCTTTGTGTGTGCCACTTCAGGCTTCGTCCTGAAGAAACAGAACGACGCTCTCAGTGACAAGGACGACCTAACAGAGGGGGACATACATGAAGTCATTCCAGTGTTTGG GATGCGTGTCGATGACAACACCACTGAACCCACTACCGAAGCCTCCACCGAGGCCTCCACCGAGGCCTTCACCGAAGCTACCACCGAAGCTACCACCGAAGCTACCACCGAAGCTACCACCGAGGCCTCCACCGAAGCCCCCACCGAAGCCACCACCGAAGTCACAACTGAAGCCCCCACCGAAGCCCCCATCGAAGTCACCACTGAAGCCCCCACCGAAGCCACAACTGAAGCCACAACTGAAGCCACCACCGAAGTCACAACTGAAGCCAGTAAAGAAGCCACGACTGAAGCAACAACTGAAGCCACCATCGAAGCCACAACAGAAGCTCCCATTGAAGCCACCAACGAAGCTACCACCGAAACCATCACCGGAGTCATAACTGAAGCTCCTATCGAAGCCCCCACCGAAACCACCCCCGAAACCACCACAGAAGCCACCACAGAAGCCACCGCAGAAGCCACAACTGGAGCTAACACAGAAGCCATCACTGAAGCAACTGAAGCCACCACCGAAGCCACAACTGGAGCTAACACAGAAGCCATCACTGAAGCCACCACCGAAGCCAACACCGAAGCCGCCACCGAAGCCACCACTGAACCCACCAGCGAAGCCACAACTGAACTCACCACCGAAGCCACAACTGAAGCCACCACCGAAGCCACCACCGAAGCCACAACTGAAGCCGCCACCGAAGCCACCACTGAACCCACCATCGAAGCCACCACCGAAGCAACAAATGAAGCCACCGCCGAAGCCACAACTGAAGCCACCACCGAAGCCACCACTGAAGCCACAACTGAAGCCACCACCGAAGCCACCACCGAAGCAACAACTGAAGTCACCACCGAAGCCATAACTGAAGCCACCACCGAAGCAACAACTGAAGCCGCCACCGAAGCCACCACCGAAGCCCCAACTGAAGCCACCACCGAAGCCACCAATGAAGCCACCACCGAAGCAACAACTGAAGCCACCACCGAAGCCACCACCGAAGCAACAACTGAAGCCACCACCGAAGCAACAACTGAAGCCACCTCCGAAGCCACCACCGAAGCGACAACTGAAGCCACCACCGAAGCAACAACTGAAGCCACCACCGAAGCAACAACTGAAGCCACCACCGTAGCAACAACTGAAGCCACCACCGAAGCAACAACTGAAGCCACCACCAAAGCCACCACTGAAGCCACCACCGAAGCAACAAGTGAAGCCACCACCGAAGCAACAAGTGAAGCCACCACCGAAGCAACAACCGAAGCCACCACCGAAGCAACAACTGAAGCCACCACCGAAGCAACAACTGAAGCCACCACCGAAGCCACCACCGAAGCAACAACTGAAGCCACCACCGAAGCCACCACCGAAGCCACCACCGAAGCAACAACTGAAGCCACCACCGAAGCAACAACTGAAGCCACCACCGAAGCAACAACTGAAGCCACCACCGAAGCCACCACCGAAGCAACAACTGAAGCCACCACCAAAGCCACCACCGAAGCCACCACCGAAGCAACAAGTGAAGCCACCACCGAAGCAACAAGTGAAGCCACCACCGAAGCAACAACTGAAGCCACCACCGAAGCAACAACTGAAGCCACCACCGAAGCCACCACCGAAGCAACTGAAGCCACCACCGAAGCAACAACTGAAGCCACCACCGAAGCAACAACTGAAGCCACCACCGAAGCAACAACTGAAGCCACCACCGAAGCAACAACTGAAGCCACCACCGAAGCCAACACCGAAGCAACAATTGAAGCCGCCACCGAAGCAACAACTGAAGCCACCACCGAAGCCACCACCGAAGCCACCAATGAAGCCACCACCGAAGCAACAACTGAAGCCACCACCGAAGCAACAAATGAAGCCACCACCGAAGCAACAACTGAAGCCACCACCGAAGCAACAACTGAAGCCACCACCGAAGCAACAACTGAAGCCACCACCGAAGCCACCACCGAAGCAACAACTGAAGCCACCACCGAAGCCACAACTGAAGCCGCCACCGAAACCACCACTGAACCCACCACCGAAACAACAAATGAAGCCACCACCGAAGCAACAACTGAAGCCACCACCGAAGCCACAACTGAAGCCGCCACCGAAGCCACCACTGAACCCACTACCGAAGCCACCACCGAAGCAACAACTGAAGTCACCACCGAAGCCACAACTGAAGCCACCACCGAAGCCACCACCGAAGCAACAACTGAAGCCACCACCGAAGCAACAACTGAAGCCACCTCCGAAGCCACCACCGAAGCGACAACTGAAGCCACCACCGAAGCAACAACTGAAGCCACCACCGAAGCAACAACTGAAGCCACCACCGTAGCAACAACTGAAGCCACCACCGAAGCAACAACTGAAGCCACCACCAAAGCCACCACCGAAGCCACCACCGAAGCAACAAGTGAAGCCACCACCGAAGCAACAAGTGAAGCCACCACCGAAGCAACAACCGAAGCCACCACCGAAGCAACAACTGAAGCCACCACCGAAGCAACAACTGAAGCCACCACCGAAGCCACCACCGAAGCAACAACTGAAGCCACCACCGAAGCCACCACCGAAGCAACAACTGAAGCCACCACCGAAGCCACCACCGAGGCCACCACCGAAGCCACCACCGAAGCAACAACTGAAGCCACCACCGAAGCAACAACTGAAGCCACCACCGAAGCAACAACTGAAGCCACCACCGAAGCCACCACCGAAGCAACAACTGAAGCCACCACCAAAGCCACCACCGAAGCCACCACCGAAGCAACAAGTGAAGCCACCACCGAAGCAACAAGTGAAGCCACCACCGAAGCAACAAGTGAAGCCACCACCGAAGCAACAACTGAAGCCACCACCGAAGCAACAACTGAAGCCACCACCGAAGCAACAACTGAAGCCACCACCGAAGCAACTGAAGCCACCACCGAAGCAACAACTGAAGCCACCACCGAAGCAACAACTGAAGCCACCACCGAAGCAACAACTGAAGCCACCACCGAAGCCAACACCGAAGCAACAATTGAAGCCGCCACCGAAGCAACAACTGAAGCCACCACCGAAGCCACCACCGAAGCCACCAATGAAGCCACCACCGAAGCCACCACCGAAGCAACAACTGAAGCCACCACCGAAGCAACAACTGAAGCCACCACCGAAGCAACAACTGAAGCCACCACCGAAGCAACAACTGAAGCCACCACCGAAGCAACAACTGAAGCCACCACCGAAGCCACCACCGAAGCAACAACTGAAGCCACCACCGAAGCCACAACTGAAGCCGCCACCGAAACCACCACTGAACCCACCACCGAAGCAACAAATGAAGCCACCACCGAAGCAACAACTGAAGCCACCACCGAAGCCACAACTGAAGCCGCCACCGAAGCCACCACTGAACCCACTACCGAAGCCACCACCGAAGCAACAACTGAAGTCACCACCGAAGCCACAACTGAAGCCACCACCGAAGCCACCACCGAAGCCACAACTGCAGCCGCCACCAAAGCCACCACTGAACCCACCACCGAAGCAACAACTGAAGCCACCACCGAAGCCACCACTGAAGCCACCACCGAAGCAACAACTGAAGCCACCACCGAAGCCACCAGCGAAGCAACAACTGAAGCCACCACCGAAGCCACCACCGAAGCCACAACTGAAGCCGCCACCGAAACCACCACTGAACCCACCACCGAAGCAACAACTGAAGCCACCACCGAAGCAACAACTGAACCCACCACCGAAGCAACAACTGAAGCCACCAACGAAGCAACAACTGAAGCCACCACCGAAGCAACAACTGAAGCCACCACCGAAGCCACCACCGAAGCAACAACTGAAGCCACCACCGAAGCACCAACTGAAGCCACCACCGAAGCCACCACCGAAGCAACAACTGAAGCCACCACCAAAGCCACCACCGAAGCCACAACTGAAGCCGCCACCGAAACCACCACTGAACCCACCACCGAAGCAACAACTGAAGCCACCACCGAAGCAACAACTGAAGCCACCACCGAAGCCACCACCGAAGCCACCACCGAAGCAACAACTGAAGCCACCACCGAAGCCACAACTGAAGCCGCCACCGAAACCACCACTGAACCCACCACCGAAGCAACAACTGAAGCCACCACCGAAGCAACAACTGAAGCCACCACCGAAGCCACAACTGAAGCCACCACCGAAGTCACCACAGAAGCCACAACTGAAGCCACCACCGAAGCCACCACTGAAGCCACCACCGAAGCCACAACTGAAGCCGCCACCGAAGCCACCACTGAACCCACCACCGAAGCAACAACTGAAGCCACCACCGAAGCCACCACCGAAGCCACCACTGAAGCCACCACCGAAGCAACAACTGAAGCCACCACCGAAGCCACCACCGAAGCAACAACTGAAGCCACCACCGAAGCCACCACCGAAACCACCACTGAACCCACCACCGAAGCAACAACTGAACACACCACCGAAGCCACAACTGAAGCCGCCACCGAAGCCACCACTGAACCCACTACCGAAGCCACCACCGAAGCAACAACTGAAGTCACCACCGAAGCCACACCTGAAGCCACCACCGAAGCCACAACTGAAGCCACCACTGAAGCCACTACCGAAGCCACAATTGAAGCCGCCACCGAAGCCACCACTGAACCCACCACCGAAGCCGCCACCGAAGCCACCACCGAAGCAACATCTGAAGCCACCACCGATGCCACAACTGAAGCCACCACCGAAGCCACAACTGAAGCCACCACCGAAGCCACCACCGAAGCAGCACCTGAAGTCACCACCGAAGCCACAACTGAAGCCACCACCGAAGCAACAACTGAAGCCACAACTGAAGCCACCACCGAGGCCTCCACCGAAGTCACCACTGAAACCACCACCGAAGCCACCACCGAAGCAACAACTGAAGCCACCACGGAAGACACAAATGAAGCCACCACCGAAGCCACCACCGAGGCCTCCACCGAAGCCACCACTGAAACCACAACTGAAGCCACCACAGAACCCACCACCAAATCCATCACTGAAGCCACCACAGAAGCCACCACTGAAGCCATCACCGAAGCCACCACCGAAGCAACAACTGAAGCCACAAATGAAGCCACCACCGAAGCCACAACCGAAGCCATAACTGAAGCTACCACTGAAGCCACCACAGAAGCTCCCACCGAAGCTACCACCGAAAATACTACAGAAGCTACAACTGAAGCTCCCACGGAAGCTACCACAGAAGCTTCCACAGAAGCCACAACCGAAGCCACCACCGAAGCCACCACTGAAGCCACAACTGAAGCCACCACTGAAGCCACAACTGAAGCGACCACCGAAGCCACAACTGAAGCGACCACCGAAGCCACCACTGAAGCCAAAACCGAAGCCACAACTGAAGCCACCAACAAAGTCACCACCGatgccatcaacgaagccaccaccGAAGCCATCAACGAAGCATCAACTGAAGCCACCACCGAAGCCACCAATGAAGCCACCACCGAAGCCACAACTGAAGCCACAACCGAAGCTACAAACGAAGCATCAACTGAAGCCACCACCGAAGCCACAACTGAAGCCACATCTGAAGCCACTACCGAAGCCACAAACGAAGCATCAACTGAAGCCACCACTGAAGCCACAACTGAAGCCACCACCGAAGCCACAACTGAAGCCTCCACCGAAGCCAAAACTGAAGCCACCACCGAAGCCATAACTGAAGCGACCACCGAAGCCTCTACCGAAGCCATAACTGAAGCTCCCGTTGAAGCTACCACCGAAGTCACCACAGAAGCCCCCACCGAAGCCCTCACTGAAGCAACCACCGAAACCACCACAGAAGCTCCGACCGAAGCCACCACAAAAGCCACTACT AACTGGATTCAAGGCCGATTGTCACTAATCAGAGATCCAAGGGCACCCAATtttctgttccagcgcctcaattAA